Proteins from a single region of Bogoriella caseilytica:
- a CDS encoding MarR family winged helix-turn-helix transcriptional regulator — MSARTAAARDAHRAFLDPRLLDSEDEYVGWGGLPDDEIEHAMAVMAAMRRWRESEQRSSEASRRYMRLGETDMRALRYLIVEQNRKQVVTASDIAHHLGISSASTTKLLDRLAAGGHIERRPHPVDRRALAIVVSPETRTAARETIGRRHARRFAVAAALTAQERETVIGFLDALSAADAIDTAVEADRPQL; from the coding sequence GTGTCCGCCCGAACCGCTGCCGCACGCGATGCGCACCGCGCCTTTCTGGACCCACGCCTGCTGGATTCCGAGGATGAGTACGTCGGCTGGGGCGGGCTGCCGGATGACGAGATCGAGCACGCAATGGCCGTGATGGCCGCGATGCGGCGCTGGCGCGAGAGCGAGCAGCGCTCCAGTGAGGCGTCGCGCCGGTACATGCGTTTGGGCGAGACGGATATGCGCGCCCTGCGATATCTGATCGTGGAGCAGAACCGGAAGCAGGTGGTGACCGCGAGCGACATCGCGCACCACCTGGGGATCTCCTCGGCCTCGACCACCAAGCTGCTCGACCGCCTGGCCGCCGGGGGCCACATCGAACGGCGACCGCACCCGGTGGACCGGCGGGCGCTGGCGATCGTCGTCTCGCCCGAGACCCGCACCGCGGCGCGCGAGACGATCGGGCGGCGCCATGCCCGGCGCTTCGCGGTGGCCGCCGCTCTGACCGCGCAGGAACGTGAGACCGTGATCGGTTTCCTCGACGCCCTCAGTGCGGCGGACGCCATCGATACGGCTGTCGAGGCAGACCGACCCCAGCTGTGA
- a CDS encoding ferritin-like domain-containing protein: MAFDINRYAEESEALRYEDLDFDSFATDPLPPDILRTLHYMCDIEFHTVCYLRDMLVTPSRKDGEVSTFMTIWNREEFWHGEALAEVLARHGIAIGFDQVKARRIKLGWRDRLSPVRQSVLSNVMGKDFIAVHMTWGALNEWSTAAGYRRLATLSDHPVLTTLVRRIAAQETKHIAFYATQARARLADNPKAQRLVRLALRTAWQPVGSGVSSEEDVQFVLSHLFSGPEGRKEIDAIDRHLSKLPGLAGLRLVADALDAREVAA, encoded by the coding sequence ATGGCCTTCGACATCAACCGCTATGCCGAGGAATCTGAGGCATTGCGCTACGAGGATCTCGATTTCGACTCCTTCGCCACCGATCCGCTGCCGCCCGACATCCTGCGCACGCTGCACTACATGTGCGATATCGAGTTCCACACGGTCTGCTACCTGCGCGACATGCTGGTGACGCCCTCGCGCAAGGACGGCGAGGTCAGCACCTTCATGACGATCTGGAACCGCGAGGAGTTCTGGCACGGCGAGGCGCTCGCCGAGGTGCTCGCCCGCCACGGCATCGCCATCGGTTTCGATCAGGTCAAGGCGCGCCGCATCAAGCTCGGCTGGCGCGATCGCCTCTCGCCGGTGCGCCAGTCCGTGCTCTCGAACGTCATGGGCAAGGACTTCATCGCCGTGCACATGACGTGGGGGGCGCTGAACGAGTGGTCGACCGCCGCGGGATACCGCCGTCTGGCCACGCTCTCGGACCACCCGGTGCTGACCACCCTGGTGCGGCGCATCGCCGCGCAGGAGACCAAGCACATCGCGTTCTACGCCACCCAGGCACGTGCCCGCTTGGCGGACAACCCCAAGGCGCAGCGGCTGGTGCGCCTGGCCCTGCGCACCGCGTGGCAGCCGGTGGGATCGGGGGTCTCCAGTGAGGAGGATGTGCAGTTCGTGCTCTCCCACCTCTTCTCCGGGCCGGAAGGCCGCAAGGAGATCGACGCCATCGACCGGCACCTCAGCAAGCTCCCGGGCTTGGCCGGGCTGCGGCTGGTGGCTGATGCCCTGGATGCCCGGGAGGTAGCGGCGTGA
- the crtI gene encoding phytoene desaturase family protein has translation MSRSLRSAGSRVAVIGGGIAGLATAALLAREGRDVTLLEARPDLGGRAGRWEQDGFSFDTGPSWYLMPEVFDHFFRLLGTSSAEQLNLVRLDPSYRVFFEGDARAFDLPAEGARDALKALDPGSARAIDAYLDSADTTYAMAVQRFLYGNFTSLRPFLNASTLRSAPRLARLLLQPMHRFIAQHTSDPRLQQILGYPAVFLGTSPYVAPSMYHLMSHLDVDDGVYYPRGGFGSLIDAVARLAEQHGARLLTGSAVTSIDVAGGQARAVSYTGPDGAPRTLETDLVVSSADLAVTEQQLLDPEHRSRSARWWKRRDPGPGAVLAMLGVRGELPELAHHSLLFVRDWKQGFDAIAGQQPTMPDPASIYVSRTSATDDVAPEGDESLFILVPAPANPAIGSGGLDGAGDPGVEAIADRAIAQISAWAGIPDLAERVVVRRTVGPADFERDFGAWRGGAIGPAHTLRQSAFFRGSTQSSKVANLLYAGATTVPGVGLPMCLISAELVLKRLRGDSSAAPLEAPL, from the coding sequence ATGAGCCGATCACTGCGCTCCGCCGGCTCTCGGGTGGCGGTCATCGGCGGTGGTATCGCCGGGCTGGCGACGGCCGCGCTCCTGGCCCGCGAGGGCCGCGACGTCACCCTGCTGGAGGCGCGCCCCGACCTCGGGGGGCGAGCCGGGCGCTGGGAACAGGATGGATTCTCCTTCGACACCGGCCCGTCCTGGTATCTCATGCCGGAGGTCTTCGATCACTTCTTCCGGCTCCTGGGTACCAGCTCCGCCGAACAGCTGAATCTGGTGCGCCTGGACCCGAGCTACCGGGTGTTCTTCGAGGGTGACGCCCGCGCCTTCGACCTGCCGGCCGAGGGTGCCCGCGACGCTCTCAAGGCTCTCGACCCAGGTTCGGCGCGGGCAATCGATGCCTACCTGGACTCCGCCGACACCACCTACGCGATGGCCGTGCAGCGCTTCCTGTACGGGAACTTCACCTCGCTGCGTCCCTTCCTGAACGCCAGCACGCTGCGTTCCGCCCCGCGTCTGGCTCGTCTGCTCCTGCAGCCGATGCACCGGTTCATCGCGCAGCACACCTCCGATCCGCGCTTGCAGCAGATCCTCGGCTATCCGGCGGTCTTCCTCGGCACCTCGCCTTACGTGGCGCCGAGCATGTACCACCTGATGAGCCACCTGGACGTCGACGACGGCGTGTACTACCCGCGTGGGGGCTTCGGCTCACTCATCGATGCCGTGGCGCGGCTCGCTGAGCAGCACGGCGCCCGTCTGCTCACCGGCAGCGCGGTCACCAGCATCGACGTGGCGGGCGGACAAGCCCGCGCCGTCTCCTACACCGGCCCGGACGGCGCACCCCGGACGCTCGAAACCGACCTAGTGGTCTCCTCGGCGGACCTCGCGGTGACCGAGCAGCAGTTGCTCGACCCCGAGCACCGCAGCCGCAGCGCCCGCTGGTGGAAGCGCCGCGATCCCGGGCCGGGGGCCGTCCTGGCCATGCTCGGGGTGCGCGGGGAACTGCCGGAGCTCGCGCACCACAGCCTGCTGTTCGTGCGGGACTGGAAACAGGGCTTCGACGCCATCGCCGGCCAGCAGCCCACCATGCCTGATCCCGCGTCGATCTACGTCTCCCGCACCAGCGCCACTGACGACGTCGCCCCCGAGGGTGACGAGAGCCTGTTCATCCTGGTGCCGGCGCCCGCCAACCCCGCCATCGGTTCCGGCGGGCTCGACGGCGCCGGTGACCCCGGCGTCGAAGCCATCGCGGATCGCGCCATCGCGCAGATCTCCGCGTGGGCCGGCATTCCGGACCTGGCCGAGCGGGTGGTGGTGCGGCGCACCGTGGGGCCGGCCGACTTCGAACGGGACTTCGGCGCCTGGCGCGGCGGCGCAATCGGGCCGGCACATACGCTGCGGCAGAGCGCCTTCTTCCGTGGTTCCACGCAATCGTCGAAGGTGGCGAACCTGCTCTATGCCGGAGCCACCACGGTGCCCGGCGTCGGTCTGCCGATGTGCTTGATCAGCGCCGAGCTGGTGCTCAAGCGCCTGCGCGGCGATTCCTCCGCCGCCCCGCTGGAGGCGCCGCTGTGA
- the cydC gene encoding thiol reductant ABC exporter subunit CydC, translating into MSLRRDPLLRLLPMLEVRPARVARAIALGTLALGCAVGLAAASAWLIARASQMPPVLTLTVAVVSVRAFGIGRGLFRYLERLASHDVALLGMAALRANVYEGISQAPATRVAALRRGDLLARAGADVDAVGDVVVKALIPAGVAVTVGLGSVALVGTLLPAAGLALLLCLLIIGVLAPWLAARAAESVELQGAAARSDVTTRALTILEEGQQLRVAGRLQEDLAALREADARLAGTGEDGARIAGLGAALGAAAQTLAVLACLALGMRAVGPGGALSPTQLAVVVLTPLAVFEVTSVLPAAAVQVRRSREAARRLLQLLPNQRQAQPAAAPAPATPAPAGQLLQLGALQAGWAPGAVVVSGLDLSLPPGAVVALAGPSGCGKTTVLMTAAGLLPPLGGQARATDPLLVAEDGHLFATTVLENLRVADGAVTPVQARAALSEAGLGPWLAALPDGLDTVLGTGGTTVSGGERRRLLVARALLSPARVLLVDEPAEHLDAASADAVVAALAGHVRRTGRALVFATHRLSGAAAADEVILLGSAGATAEAGPTRVVARGSHEELARLVPAYGEALRRERDRVG; encoded by the coding sequence ATGAGCCTGCGCCGTGATCCGTTGCTGCGGCTGCTCCCGATGCTGGAGGTCCGCCCGGCCCGGGTGGCCCGCGCCATCGCCCTGGGCACCCTGGCCCTGGGTTGTGCCGTGGGCCTGGCCGCTGCCTCCGCCTGGCTGATCGCCCGTGCCTCGCAGATGCCGCCCGTGCTGACCCTGACCGTGGCGGTCGTCTCCGTGCGCGCCTTCGGTATCGGCCGCGGTCTCTTCCGCTACCTGGAGCGACTCGCCTCCCACGACGTCGCCCTGCTGGGCATGGCGGCCCTGCGGGCCAACGTCTACGAGGGCATCAGCCAGGCCCCGGCCACGCGGGTGGCGGCCCTGCGCCGCGGCGATCTGCTCGCCCGGGCCGGCGCCGACGTCGACGCCGTGGGCGATGTGGTGGTCAAGGCCCTCATCCCCGCCGGAGTCGCGGTCACGGTGGGCCTGGGATCCGTGGCGCTGGTGGGCACCCTCTTGCCGGCCGCTGGCCTGGCGCTGTTGCTGTGCCTGCTGATCATCGGCGTGCTCGCGCCGTGGCTGGCCGCCCGGGCCGCCGAGAGTGTGGAACTGCAGGGTGCGGCCGCACGCTCGGATGTCACCACGCGGGCGCTGACCATCCTGGAGGAGGGACAACAGCTCCGGGTGGCCGGCCGGCTCCAGGAGGATCTCGCCGCTCTGCGTGAGGCCGATGCCCGGCTGGCCGGCACCGGGGAGGACGGCGCGCGTATTGCCGGTCTCGGTGCGGCCCTGGGCGCCGCCGCACAGACCCTCGCGGTGCTGGCCTGCCTGGCGCTGGGTATGCGGGCCGTGGGGCCCGGCGGGGCGCTGAGCCCCACCCAGCTCGCCGTCGTCGTGCTGACGCCGCTGGCCGTCTTCGAGGTCACCTCCGTGTTGCCTGCCGCAGCCGTGCAGGTGCGCCGCTCGCGTGAGGCGGCCCGCCGTCTGCTGCAGCTACTGCCCAATCAGAGGCAGGCTCAGCCCGCAGCGGCACCCGCACCGGCCACCCCCGCTCCCGCCGGGCAGCTCTTGCAACTCGGCGCACTGCAGGCCGGCTGGGCACCGGGGGCAGTGGTGGTCAGCGGCCTCGACCTCAGTCTGCCCCCCGGCGCCGTGGTGGCGCTCGCCGGCCCGTCGGGATGCGGCAAGACCACCGTCCTCATGACCGCCGCCGGCCTCCTTCCGCCACTGGGCGGGCAGGCGCGAGCCACCGATCCGCTCCTCGTGGCCGAGGACGGGCACCTCTTTGCCACCACCGTGCTGGAGAACCTGCGGGTGGCCGACGGCGCGGTGACCCCCGTCCAGGCTCGCGCAGCCTTGAGCGAGGCCGGTCTCGGCCCCTGGCTCGCCGCCCTGCCCGACGGGCTGGACACGGTGCTGGGCACCGGGGGCACCACCGTCTCCGGAGGGGAACGCCGCCGGTTGCTCGTGGCCCGAGCCCTGCTCTCTCCCGCCCGGGTGCTGTTGGTGGACGAACCCGCCGAGCATCTCGACGCCGCCTCAGCGGATGCCGTGGTGGCCGCCCTGGCCGGGCATGTGCGCCGCACGGGGCGCGCGCTGGTCTTCGCCACCCATCGACTCAGTGGTGCCGCTGCGGCCGATGAGGTGATCCTCCTCGGCTCTGCGGGCGCGACCGCCGAGGCCGGGCCCACCCGCGTGGTGGCACGCGGCAGCCACGAGGAGCTGGCTCGGCTCGTGCCGGCCTACGGCGAGGCGCTGCGCCGCGAACGTGACCGGGTGGGTTAG
- a CDS encoding lycopene cyclase domain-containing protein, protein MSVVYLATLLVVIGCMVLIDHRWKLFFFRAPRRAAVVLALGVAFFLLWDVVGIWLGIFYRGEGEIMTGILLGPELPLEELFFLIFLCYQTMIWVNGARLIAARRRERAA, encoded by the coding sequence GTGAGCGTCGTTTATCTGGCCACGCTTCTGGTGGTCATCGGCTGCATGGTGCTGATCGACCACCGGTGGAAGCTGTTCTTCTTCCGCGCGCCGCGCCGGGCCGCGGTGGTGCTGGCCCTGGGGGTCGCCTTCTTCCTGCTCTGGGACGTGGTGGGCATCTGGCTGGGCATCTTCTACCGCGGTGAGGGCGAGATCATGACCGGCATCCTGCTCGGCCCCGAGTTGCCGCTCGAGGAGCTCTTCTTCCTGATTTTCCTGTGCTATCAGACGATGATCTGGGTCAACGGTGCTCGCCTGATCGCCGCTCGACGTCGGGAGCGGGCCGCGTGA
- a CDS encoding anti-sigma factor, translating to MNREARGLLGAWALDAVDDVERRVVERAIAEDEELAAEARALRETVARLAQADAMPAPQELREKVLAQVATAPQRGSAGPSANPGISRRRGSRWWLTAAAAVAVLIPTGIAVQQADRAGTAEDELREFTEALARPDAELLSTEITGGGRAAALVSQEEVLFAASAVPELGEDSTYQLWVIDEGGPSSAGVLGVVDGRLEARLDPLPPGAALAMTIEPAGGSPEPTSDPILILGG from the coding sequence GTGAACCGCGAGGCCAGGGGACTTCTCGGCGCCTGGGCGCTGGACGCCGTCGACGACGTGGAGCGCCGCGTGGTCGAGCGCGCCATCGCTGAGGACGAGGAGCTCGCCGCCGAGGCACGGGCCCTGCGGGAGACGGTGGCGCGCCTCGCCCAGGCGGATGCCATGCCCGCACCGCAGGAGCTGCGCGAGAAGGTTCTGGCCCAGGTGGCCACCGCCCCGCAGCGTGGATCCGCCGGGCCGTCGGCCAACCCGGGCATCTCCCGGCGGCGGGGTTCGCGATGGTGGCTCACCGCTGCCGCCGCGGTGGCGGTGCTGATCCCCACCGGAATCGCGGTCCAGCAGGCCGATCGCGCCGGCACGGCTGAGGACGAGCTCCGCGAGTTCACCGAGGCACTGGCTCGACCGGACGCCGAGTTGCTCAGCACGGAGATCACAGGGGGCGGCCGGGCCGCGGCCCTCGTCTCCCAGGAGGAAGTGCTTTTCGCCGCCTCGGCTGTGCCGGAGCTGGGAGAGGACAGCACCTACCAGCTGTGGGTGATCGACGAGGGCGGACCGAGCTCCGCCGGAGTGCTCGGCGTCGTGGACGGTCGACTTGAGGCGCGCCTGGATCCCCTGCCCCCCGGTGCTGCCTTGGCCATGACCATCGAACCGGCGGGCGGCTCGCCCGAGCCCACCTCCGATCCGATCCTGATCCTGGGTGGCTAA
- a CDS encoding lycopene cyclase domain-containing protein gives MTYLLISIPFLLVAAGIALVAHRRARRPGAPAEARMPWKAMLAAGALLMLLTAIFDTVIIGVGLVDYDESLILGWRIGLAPIEDFAYPLAGVILLPALWALLGGRRDAS, from the coding sequence GTGACTTATCTGCTGATCTCGATCCCCTTCCTGCTGGTGGCGGCCGGCATCGCCCTGGTGGCCCACCGCCGAGCGCGCCGGCCCGGGGCCCCTGCGGAAGCTCGCATGCCGTGGAAGGCGATGCTCGCCGCCGGCGCGCTGCTGATGCTGCTCACCGCCATCTTCGACACCGTCATCATCGGGGTGGGCCTGGTGGACTACGACGAGTCCCTGATCCTGGGCTGGCGGATCGGCCTGGCGCCCATCGAGGACTTCGCCTATCCGCTCGCCGGCGTCATCCTGCTCCCGGCGCTCTGGGCACTGCTGGGAGGACGACGCGATGCTTCGTGA
- the idi gene encoding isopentenyl-diphosphate Delta-isomerase has translation MSVSAEQVVLLDDAGVRIGTAAKSTVHDEATPLHLAFSCHVLGPDGRVLVSRRALGKRAWPGVWTNAFCGHPGPEEDTAAAIHRRAEFELGLTVQGVTPALPDFRYRAVDASGIVENEICPVFLAHTSAEPDPHPEEVMEIAWVEPADLAGAIARTPWAFSPWLVLQAAQLPLLAAPGAGRRGPTAEEQ, from the coding sequence ATGTCCGTTTCCGCCGAACAGGTCGTCCTCCTGGACGATGCGGGCGTCAGGATCGGCACTGCTGCGAAGTCGACCGTGCACGACGAGGCCACGCCCCTGCACTTGGCCTTCTCCTGTCACGTGCTCGGGCCGGATGGCCGTGTGCTGGTGAGTCGCCGCGCCCTGGGTAAGCGGGCCTGGCCGGGGGTGTGGACCAACGCGTTCTGCGGCCACCCAGGGCCCGAGGAAGACACCGCGGCCGCGATCCACCGACGGGCAGAGTTCGAGCTGGGACTCACCGTCCAGGGCGTCACCCCGGCACTGCCGGACTTCCGCTACCGCGCGGTCGACGCCTCCGGGATCGTGGAGAACGAGATCTGCCCGGTCTTCCTCGCCCACACCAGCGCTGAACCGGACCCCCACCCCGAGGAGGTCATGGAGATCGCGTGGGTCGAGCCGGCCGACCTCGCCGGAGCCATCGCGCGCACCCCGTGGGCCTTCAGCCCGTGGCTGGTGCTCCAGGCGGCGCAACTCCCCCTCCTGGCCGCGCCCGGTGCTGGTCGCCGGGGCCCCACAGCGGAGGAGCAGTGA
- a CDS encoding prenyltransferase, whose translation MLRDLLTTSRPLSWINTAYPFAAAYWMVTREIDAALIVGALFFLIPYNVAMYGINDVFDYASDLANPRKGGAEGAVLQPRMHRVTLVAAAVLCLPLAAVLVTFGSWPSWIALGISLFAVVAYSAPGLRFKERPFLDSITSSTHFVSPAVYGLLLAGAEWSVALYALLAAFFLWGMASHAFGAVQDVVPDRAGGIGSIATVLGAAWTVRFALAAWLAAGLLMLLTGWPGALAALFVIPYLALAAPFASVSDEDSGAANRGWRRFLGANYLVGFLVTMLLIAVAW comes from the coding sequence ATGCTTCGTGACCTGCTGACCACCTCGCGGCCCCTGAGCTGGATCAACACCGCCTATCCCTTCGCCGCCGCCTACTGGATGGTCACCCGGGAGATCGACGCCGCCCTCATCGTGGGCGCTCTGTTCTTCCTGATCCCCTACAACGTGGCGATGTACGGGATCAACGACGTCTTCGACTACGCCTCCGATCTGGCCAACCCGCGCAAGGGGGGCGCCGAAGGGGCGGTGCTGCAGCCGCGCATGCACCGCGTCACGCTGGTCGCCGCCGCCGTGCTCTGCCTGCCGCTGGCGGCGGTGCTGGTCACCTTCGGTTCCTGGCCGTCCTGGATCGCGCTGGGGATCAGCCTCTTCGCCGTGGTGGCCTACTCGGCGCCGGGTTTGCGGTTCAAGGAGAGACCTTTCCTGGACTCGATCACCTCCAGCACCCACTTCGTGAGCCCCGCGGTCTATGGCCTGCTGCTCGCCGGCGCGGAGTGGAGTGTGGCGCTGTACGCCCTGCTCGCGGCGTTCTTCCTGTGGGGCATGGCCAGCCACGCCTTCGGCGCGGTGCAGGACGTGGTGCCCGACCGCGCCGGGGGGATCGGCTCGATCGCCACTGTGCTCGGCGCTGCCTGGACCGTGCGCTTCGCACTGGCGGCCTGGCTGGCCGCGGGCCTGCTGATGCTGCTCACCGGCTGGCCCGGGGCGCTGGCGGCGCTCTTCGTCATCCCCTACCTGGCGCTGGCTGCGCCCTTCGCGAGCGTGTCCGACGAGGACTCCGGAGCGGCCAACCGCGGCTGGCGGCGCTTCCTCGGGGCGAACTACTTGGTGGGTTTCCTGGTGACCATGCTGCTCATCGCGGTGGCCTGGTAG
- a CDS encoding phytoene/squalene synthase family protein — translation MNESTGLELYARTSHQAAAVVLQAYSTSFGLASRLLPPATRGQISDIYALVRIADEVVDGPGAEAGLTGAQQRSALDALEAETLAAMDRCYSTNIVVHAFAETARTCGIGPELVVPFFASMRRDLDPIVDLSEEEYRRYIHGSAEVVGEMCLQAYLVGHDREPDVREVLHAGARHLGAAFQKINFLRDLGDDHGRLGRSYFPGVEPGQLEEADKHAILADIRADLVEVWASMPHLPRGPRRATAAAAGLFTELAARIHHTPARDLLEHRVSVPAPVKLRVVAAAVRRANALGRDT, via the coding sequence ATGAACGAATCGACCGGCCTCGAGCTGTATGCACGGACCTCGCACCAGGCCGCCGCCGTGGTCCTGCAGGCCTACTCCACCTCCTTCGGGCTCGCTTCGCGTCTGCTGCCCCCCGCAACCCGTGGGCAGATCAGCGACATCTATGCACTGGTGCGCATCGCCGACGAAGTGGTCGACGGGCCCGGCGCGGAGGCCGGCCTGACCGGCGCGCAGCAGCGCAGCGCCCTCGACGCCCTCGAGGCGGAGACGCTCGCAGCGATGGACCGGTGCTACAGCACCAACATCGTGGTGCACGCCTTTGCGGAGACCGCGCGGACCTGCGGGATCGGCCCCGAACTGGTGGTGCCCTTCTTCGCCTCGATGCGCCGCGACCTCGACCCCATCGTGGACCTCAGCGAGGAGGAGTACCGCCGCTACATCCACGGCTCGGCCGAGGTGGTGGGGGAGATGTGCCTGCAGGCGTACCTCGTGGGCCACGACCGGGAGCCGGATGTGCGTGAGGTCCTGCACGCCGGTGCGCGGCACCTGGGTGCGGCCTTCCAGAAGATCAACTTCCTGCGCGACCTCGGCGATGATCATGGCCGGCTGGGCCGGAGCTACTTTCCCGGCGTCGAGCCCGGGCAGCTGGAGGAGGCAGATAAGCACGCGATCCTGGCGGATATCCGCGCGGATCTGGTCGAGGTCTGGGCCTCCATGCCCCACCTGCCACGGGGACCACGGCGCGCCACCGCCGCTGCCGCAGGCCTGTTCACCGAGCTCGCGGCACGTATCCATCACACTCCGGCTCGTGATCTGCTGGAGCATCGCGTCTCGGTGCCCGCCCCGGTCAAGCTCCGGGTGGTGGCGGCGGCCGTGCGCCGGGCCAACGCTCTGGGAAGGGACACATGA
- a CDS encoding polyprenyl synthetase family protein, protein MTAAVVTEAVEQRLEQFFAERIDRARQIGPLYAELWEGLRRSNEGGKRVRPHLVLAAHRAYGGEEDSAAITLAAAFELLHHALLLHDDVIDGDLIRRGRPNLAGTQQAAAEAAGLPPARAQLWGESSAILAGDLMLSSAHTLVAGVPAQARAEVLEIFDETVYLAAAGEQADVALSVGMLDADPEGLMSVMANKTASYSFAAPLRAGAALAGAGQQITQDLEAIGHQMGILFQLRDDMLGVFGQEQLTGKSALGDLREGKRTVLISRAEQLPAWQLVRHLFGKPDLTDAEAERLRSALMDTGAYEAVESMIAEGRAELLVRIGESGAPRSLQEELARLTWRCTDRDA, encoded by the coding sequence GTGACGGCGGCCGTGGTCACGGAAGCTGTGGAGCAGCGCCTCGAGCAGTTCTTCGCCGAGCGGATCGACCGCGCGAGGCAGATCGGGCCGCTCTACGCCGAGCTCTGGGAGGGACTGCGCCGCTCGAACGAGGGCGGAAAGCGCGTACGGCCCCACCTGGTCCTGGCCGCCCACCGCGCTTACGGCGGTGAGGAGGACAGTGCGGCCATCACGCTTGCTGCGGCCTTCGAACTCCTCCATCACGCGCTGCTGCTGCATGACGACGTCATCGATGGCGATCTGATCCGGCGCGGCCGGCCCAACCTCGCCGGCACCCAGCAGGCCGCTGCCGAAGCCGCCGGCCTGCCGCCGGCACGCGCCCAACTCTGGGGAGAGTCCTCGGCGATCCTTGCCGGCGACCTCATGCTCAGCTCCGCCCACACCCTGGTGGCCGGCGTGCCGGCGCAGGCCCGCGCCGAGGTGCTGGAGATCTTCGATGAGACCGTCTATCTCGCTGCGGCCGGTGAGCAGGCCGACGTCGCACTCAGCGTGGGAATGCTCGACGCCGACCCCGAGGGCCTGATGAGCGTGATGGCGAACAAGACCGCCTCCTACTCCTTCGCTGCGCCACTGCGTGCCGGTGCGGCATTGGCCGGCGCCGGCCAGCAGATCACGCAGGATCTGGAGGCCATCGGTCACCAGATGGGCATCCTCTTCCAGTTGCGCGATGACATGCTCGGCGTGTTCGGCCAGGAGCAGCTCACCGGCAAGAGCGCGCTCGGCGATCTGCGCGAGGGCAAGCGCACGGTGCTGATCTCGCGTGCCGAGCAGCTGCCCGCCTGGCAGCTCGTGCGCCACTTGTTCGGCAAACCCGACCTCACCGACGCTGAGGCTGAGCGGCTCCGCAGCGCCCTGATGGACACCGGTGCGTACGAGGCCGTGGAGAGCATGATTGCCGAAGGCCGCGCCGAGCTGTTGGTGCGCATCGGTGAGTCGGGCGCACCGCGCTCGCTGCAAGAAGAACTGGCCCGCCTCACTTGGCGCTGCACGGATCGGGACGCATGA
- the sigK gene encoding ECF RNA polymerase sigma factor SigK — MTALACAGELARPTRAILATVEAPAVHSVLVTSDSRAARAEHIGQLLPRVADGDQEAFAQLYDAASALVHGTALRVLRDPDLSADLSQEVMVEIWRDAARFDPARGSALSWIVTIARRRAVDRVRSLQSSREREARAAALVSRPFDEVVEAAEAAEARDRVRSCLGALTALQREAVIAAYYGGLTYREVADQVAASLAAVKTRIRDGLLQLRGCLGVEP, encoded by the coding sequence ATGACGGCGCTTGCCTGCGCCGGCGAACTGGCGCGGCCCACCCGGGCGATCCTGGCCACGGTGGAGGCTCCGGCAGTCCATAGTGTCCTGGTGACCTCCGACAGCCGCGCCGCTCGCGCCGAGCACATCGGGCAGCTCCTGCCCCGTGTCGCCGACGGCGACCAGGAGGCCTTTGCGCAGCTCTACGATGCCGCCTCCGCGCTGGTGCACGGCACGGCGCTGCGAGTGCTCCGCGATCCGGACCTGAGCGCCGATCTCAGCCAGGAGGTCATGGTGGAGATCTGGCGCGATGCGGCCCGCTTCGACCCGGCCCGGGGTAGCGCTCTCTCGTGGATCGTGACGATCGCCCGCCGGCGGGCTGTCGATCGGGTGCGGAGCCTGCAGTCGAGCCGCGAGCGGGAGGCACGGGCGGCGGCGCTGGTGTCGCGTCCGTTTGACGAGGTGGTCGAAGCAGCGGAGGCCGCCGAGGCGCGGGACCGGGTCCGCAGCTGCCTGGGTGCCCTCACCGCGCTGCAACGCGAGGCCGTGATCGCCGCCTACTACGGTGGTCTGACCTACCGCGAGGTCGCCGATCAAGTGGCGGCTTCGCTCGCCGCGGTGAAGACGCGCATTCGCGACGGGTTGCTCCAGTTGCGCGGGTGCCTGGGGGTGGAGCCGTGA